From one Mycolicibacterium sp. HK-90 genomic stretch:
- a CDS encoding acyl-CoA thioesterase II, giving the protein MAAQTSVAGLLEVFDVTPAGPDRFTGVTGPAGADGRRVAKGAQALGQSIVAAAKRFPDKTIRSAHAVFARPIRIDSTVELSLTIVHEGRSTATAVVTVGQDSRPCATVTVLADVPCGEVVSHQALRPDVDTPDDARPAGRAMVGHELRLVGVADVNDPDEVGPPELCAWLRYEPIPERDDLAKALLAYFTGQLGISTTMRPHRGVGTAQAHATVSTALMSTSVSFHEPVEWDGWLLYSHESTAAGQGMSYVRGQVHTEDGALLASFAQEGLIRAMRPAEDAIDVAARL; this is encoded by the coding sequence CGGTGGCCGGCCTGCTGGAGGTGTTCGACGTGACACCCGCCGGGCCGGACCGGTTCACCGGGGTGACCGGACCGGCCGGCGCTGACGGCAGGAGGGTGGCCAAAGGTGCGCAGGCGCTGGGGCAGTCGATCGTGGCAGCAGCCAAGCGATTCCCGGACAAGACGATTCGATCGGCACACGCAGTCTTCGCCAGGCCGATTCGGATCGACTCCACCGTGGAACTGTCGCTGACCATCGTGCACGAGGGCCGATCGACGGCGACTGCGGTGGTGACCGTCGGGCAGGATTCCCGGCCGTGCGCCACCGTGACGGTACTGGCCGATGTGCCCTGCGGTGAAGTGGTCAGCCACCAGGCGCTGCGGCCCGATGTCGACACTCCCGACGATGCCCGGCCGGCCGGGCGGGCCATGGTCGGTCATGAGCTCCGATTGGTGGGTGTGGCCGACGTCAACGATCCCGACGAGGTCGGGCCGCCCGAACTCTGTGCCTGGCTGCGGTATGAGCCGATACCGGAACGCGATGACCTGGCCAAGGCGCTGTTGGCGTATTTCACCGGCCAGCTCGGCATTTCGACCACGATGCGGCCACATCGCGGTGTCGGCACGGCCCAGGCGCACGCGACGGTATCCACGGCGCTGATGTCGACATCGGTCAGCTTCCACGAACCCGTGGAGTGGGATGGGTGGCTGCTCTACAGCCATGAGAGCACGGCGGCCGGCCAGGGGATGTCGTACGTACGCGGTCAGGTGCACACGGAGGACGGCGCGTTGTTGGCTTCGTTCGCCCAAGAAGGGCTGATCCGCGCGATGCGTCCGGCTGAGGACGCGATCGACGTTGCGGCCCGGTTGTAG
- a CDS encoding DUF2631 domain-containing protein, translating into MASTEVERNNGVDVEEVPSAAWGWSELNIKVIHLGGILSAIFLLVMMRGNHVGHVENWFLITFAALIFLAVGRNIWMRRRGWIR; encoded by the coding sequence GTGGCCAGCACCGAAGTGGAGCGCAACAACGGCGTCGACGTCGAGGAAGTGCCGTCCGCAGCGTGGGGCTGGTCGGAGCTGAACATCAAGGTGATCCACCTCGGCGGCATCCTGTCCGCGATCTTCCTGCTGGTCATGATGCGCGGTAACCACGTCGGGCATGTCGAGAACTGGTTCCTCATCACGTTCGCCGCACTCATCTTCCTGGCCGTGGGCCGCAACATCTGGATGCGCCGTCGCGGCTGGATCCGCTAG
- a CDS encoding deoxyribodipyrimidine photo-lyase yields MPTILWFRRDLRCHDHPALLEAAERDGDVLACYVLDPRLAASSGRRRLQYLHRALHDLSDSLGGRLLVTRGRPEQRIPELARAVGAASVHVSQDHSPFGRRRDEEVATALGDIPLRATGSAYLVSPGRVTKSDGAPYQVFTPFFRAWRQHGWRHPADSSAGSATWIDPADVPADTRAAVDIPSATEDLTFDAGERAARSQWREFVTGDLEGYPAQRDRPDLDATSRMSAHLKFGAIHPRTMAADLGPGDQTYLRELAFRDFYAAVLHHWPDSAWSNWNRDFDAIEVDEDEGARRVFEAWKAGRTGFPIVDAGMRQLAATGFMHNRVRMIVASFLVKDLHLPWQWGARWFLDQLIDGDLASNQHGWQWAAGCGTDAAPYFRVFNPTLQGAKFDPGGDYVRRWVRELAGVDDVHKVGADRPAGYPEPIVDHAAERVEALRRYRRLG; encoded by the coding sequence ATGCCCACGATCCTCTGGTTTCGGCGCGACCTGCGCTGCCACGACCATCCGGCCCTGTTGGAGGCCGCGGAGCGGGACGGCGACGTACTGGCCTGCTACGTATTGGATCCGCGGCTGGCGGCGTCGTCGGGGCGGCGTCGGCTGCAATACCTGCACCGGGCGCTGCACGATCTGTCCGACAGCCTCGGCGGCCGATTGCTGGTCACCCGCGGCCGGCCCGAACAGCGCATTCCCGAACTCGCCCGCGCCGTCGGGGCCGCCTCGGTACACGTGTCGCAGGACCACTCGCCGTTCGGCCGCCGGCGCGACGAAGAGGTCGCCACCGCGCTCGGAGACATCCCGCTCCGAGCCACCGGCTCGGCCTACCTGGTGTCCCCGGGCCGGGTCACCAAATCCGACGGTGCGCCGTACCAGGTCTTCACGCCGTTCTTCCGCGCCTGGCGCCAACACGGCTGGCGACACCCGGCAGATTCCAGTGCGGGTTCGGCAACCTGGATCGACCCCGCCGATGTCCCCGCCGACACTCGTGCCGCTGTCGATATTCCTTCTGCCACAGAAGATCTGACGTTCGACGCCGGGGAGCGGGCGGCGCGGTCGCAATGGCGGGAGTTCGTGACGGGTGACCTGGAGGGGTATCCCGCACAACGAGACCGCCCGGATCTGGACGCCACCAGCCGCATGTCCGCGCACCTCAAATTCGGCGCGATCCACCCCCGGACCATGGCCGCCGACCTCGGTCCCGGCGACCAGACCTACCTGCGGGAGCTGGCATTCCGCGATTTCTACGCAGCGGTGCTGCATCACTGGCCCGACAGCGCGTGGTCGAACTGGAATCGCGATTTCGACGCCATCGAGGTGGACGAGGACGAGGGTGCCCGGCGGGTGTTCGAGGCGTGGAAGGCCGGCCGGACCGGCTTCCCGATCGTCGACGCCGGGATGCGCCAGCTGGCCGCGACCGGGTTCATGCACAACCGGGTACGCATGATCGTGGCCTCGTTCCTGGTCAAGGATCTGCACCTGCCGTGGCAGTGGGGCGCTCGGTGGTTCCTCGACCAGTTGATCGACGGCGACCTGGCCAGCAATCAACACGGGTGGCAGTGGGCGGCCGGTTGCGGCACCGACGCCGCGCCGTACTTCCGGGTGTTCAACCCGACGTTGCAGGGCGCGAAGTTCGACCCCGGCGGGGATTACGTCCGGCGGTGGGTCCGCGAGCTGGCCGGCGTCGACGACGTGCACAAGGTGGGGGCCGATCGGCCCGCCGGATATCCGGAGCCGATCGTCGATCACGCCGCAGAGCGAGTGGAGGCGCTGCGGAGGTATCGGCGCCTGGGTTGA
- a CDS encoding TIGR03619 family F420-dependent LLM class oxidoreductase codes for MQFWSGTAFLDTADALTVAPLLDEAGYHGMVCSDHLIYPRELSSPYPDSPTGRPPWAPETAWPDSWVLIGAMAAVTHRLRFSNAVYVAPARPLLEVAKQVATAAVISGGRVSLGVGVGWMREEFELMGQDFDTRGRRLDEMIPALRALWRGGWVSYQGRYYSVPEMMIEPHPPGPVPILCGGESEAAMRRAARSCDGWIGYAYTLEQATRFTTRLAELRRDYGREHEPFEIILALLDPPSPDLYKRAEDHGITAVMCAPWLAMPDGATGADRFRGPIEQFAESIIAKAQ; via the coding sequence ATGCAGTTCTGGAGTGGCACGGCATTCTTGGACACCGCCGACGCGCTGACGGTGGCACCGTTGCTCGACGAGGCCGGCTACCACGGCATGGTGTGCTCGGATCACCTGATCTACCCGCGCGAGTTGTCCTCGCCCTACCCGGATTCGCCGACCGGAAGGCCGCCGTGGGCGCCGGAGACCGCCTGGCCGGACTCGTGGGTCCTGATCGGTGCGATGGCCGCCGTCACCCATCGGCTCCGGTTCTCCAACGCCGTGTACGTGGCGCCGGCACGTCCGCTGCTGGAAGTGGCAAAGCAGGTGGCGACGGCAGCGGTGATCTCCGGCGGTCGGGTGTCCCTCGGGGTCGGTGTCGGATGGATGCGTGAGGAATTCGAACTCATGGGCCAGGATTTCGACACCCGCGGCAGGCGGCTCGACGAGATGATCCCGGCGCTGCGCGCGCTGTGGCGTGGCGGCTGGGTGTCGTACCAGGGTCGCTATTACTCGGTTCCCGAGATGATGATCGAACCGCATCCGCCCGGTCCGGTGCCGATCCTGTGCGGTGGTGAGTCCGAGGCGGCGATGCGGCGTGCGGCCCGATCGTGCGACGGCTGGATCGGCTACGCCTACACCCTCGAGCAGGCCACCAGATTCACCACGCGACTGGCCGAACTCCGCCGTGACTACGGGCGGGAGCACGAACCGTTCGAGATCATCCTGGCGTTGCTCGATCCGCCGTCACCGGATCTGTACAAGCGGGCTGAGGATCACGGCATCACTGCGGTGATGTGTGCGCCGTGGCTCGCCATGCCCGACGGCGCGACGGGTGCGGACCGGTTCCGCGGCCCCATCGAGCAGTTCGCCGAATCGATCATCGCGAAGGCACAGTAG